The nucleotide window GTAATCGAAGTCGATGCCCACCATGCCGTTGGCGCCCAGTTCCTTGGCCGCTGCTTTGGCCTCGTCCAGCGCCGCCTCGCGCGCGCTGGCCAGCGCACGCTCGTAGCCGCCGGCACGGCCGCCCACCACGTCGCGCACGCTGGAGAACATGTCGCGGAAGATGTTGGCGCCGATCACGGCCTCGCCATTCACCAGGCCGAGAAACTGCGCCACCTGCGCGCCGCCCTGCCCTTGCGGCACCACAGTGGACAAAAAGAATTCATCCGATGATTTGGAAAACCAGGCCATGAAACCGCTCCAAGTTTTGAATGATTTAGTATAGCCTATGCATTCACATAGGCTATACTTAAAATACAGTTTTAAAGGAGGCTCCCCATGAGCGCCGTCCCCAACGATCTTCAGCCTGCTGCCGCCCCGCGCCGCGTCAAATTCTTCCGCAATGGCGCCAACCAGGCGGTGCGCATTCCGCGCGAATTCGAGTTGCCGGGGGATGAAGCGACGGTACGGCGCGAAGGCGACGCGCTCATCATCGAGCCGGTGGAACCCGTATATCCCAAGGGTTCCGTCGCTGCCTTGCAGCAGGCGCTGCGCAAGCTCCAAGCCCTTGGGCCCATTGACGAAGAGTTTCCGGACGTGGATGAAGGCCTGCTGCCGCTCGATGACATCGAGCTATGAGCGCCCTTATCTACCTGCTCGACACGAACATTGTCTCGGATGCGATGCGCAACCCCTTCGGGCCGGTGGCGCAGCGCATTCTGGGGCGCCCAGCCGACGACGGACCAGCGCTGGGCATCAGCGTGGTGGTCGAATGCGAATTGCAGTTTGGCCTGGCCCGCAAGTCATCGCCCCGCTTGCAAGCGGCCTATGAACCATTGCGCGCGGCGCTGCGCGTCTGGCCGCTCGACGACGCCGTGCCGCCCCACTACGCCGCCTTGCGTGCCCACCTTGAAACCCAAGGCACCCCCATCGGCCTCAACAACGCCCTGATCGCCGCCCACGCGCTGGCGCTGGGCGCCACGCTGGTCAGCGGCGATGCCGAATTCGCGCGCGTGCCGGGCCTGAAGGTGGAGAACTGGCTCAAGCCTCTGGCCACGCCGGGCGTTTAAGTTTTACAAGGGTTTTGGCCTCTAGTGCCTGCCAGGAAAGCGTGAACAGCTATCGTTATTGAAGTAGGTTGGGGTGAATGCAATGAACCCCAACATTCGGCGGTCGATGCGCAACCGCCTGCTGCTGCTCGCTTGAGTCGCCCCGCTGTGGAACCCCCGCCACACCCGCTTCCAGCCACCGCGTCACCCCGCCGGCGCCCACGCAAAATAACCGGTTCACTCGCCAAGACCCGGTAGCGGCGGCTCGCCATCAACCGCCGCTGTTGGGTTTCGCTGCGCTCAACACCAACCTACGGCCTTGCCACCGCTCACCCGAAATTCGCCCTTCGCCGCCCCTACAATTTGCCACACAACACCATCACTTGGAGGATTGCCCGTCATGGCTTACGCTGCCCCCCCCCCCGCGCTAACCTGCTGAAGTGGTTTTTGGCTGCGCTGCTCCTCACGTGCAGCGTGGCCTGGGGGCAGACCCGGGCGCCCACGGGCGTCACCGTCACCGTTGGCAGCCTGACGCAGACGGCCAATTACGGCGCCGGCGACAGCGTGACCCTGACCTTTGACCTGAGCCAGGAAGCCAGCGTGCAGGCGGCGGCGCCGGGGCAGGTGGTCAATTTGAATGTGAGTGCGCAGTGTTCGGACGCGGCCAATGCGGCGAATTGGTTTACC belongs to Ottowia testudinis and includes:
- a CDS encoding antitoxin, with amino-acid sequence MSAVPNDLQPAAAPRRVKFFRNGANQAVRIPREFELPGDEATVRREGDALIIEPVEPVYPKGSVAALQQALRKLQALGPIDEEFPDVDEGLLPLDDIEL
- a CDS encoding heavy metal-binding domain-containing protein → MAWFSKSSDEFFLSTVVPQGQGGAQVAQFLGLVNGEAVIGANIFRDMFSSVRDVVGGRAGGYERALASAREAALDEAKAAAKELGANGMVGIDFDYEVLGETNGMMLVSVSGTAVKMA
- a CDS encoding PIN domain-containing protein, with the translated sequence MSALIYLLDTNIVSDAMRNPFGPVAQRILGRPADDGPALGISVVVECELQFGLARKSSPRLQAAYEPLRAALRVWPLDDAVPPHYAALRAHLETQGTPIGLNNALIAAHALALGATLVSGDAEFARVPGLKVENWLKPLATPGV